The following proteins come from a genomic window of Mariniflexile sp. TRM1-10:
- a CDS encoding four helix bundle protein, whose protein sequence is MNNYKELKVWQKSMELVEIVYKLTSTFPKEEKYGLTSQIQRSSISIPSNIAEGAGRNSDKEFRNFLGVANGSSNELSTQLILAIRIGYTNESDMEYIFNLLSEIQKMIFSLIKKFSNL, encoded by the coding sequence ATGAACAATTATAAAGAACTCAAAGTTTGGCAGAAATCTATGGAATTAGTAGAAATTGTTTATAAGTTAACAAGTACATTTCCTAAAGAAGAGAAATATGGGTTAACAAGTCAAATTCAAAGAAGTTCAATTTCAATACCTTCAAATATTGCTGAAGGAGCTGGAAGAAATTCCGATAAAGAATTTAGAAATTTTTTAGGTGTTGCAAATGGATCATCAAATGAATTAAGCACACAATTAATATTAGCAATAAGAATTGGTTATACAAATGAATCTGACATGGAATATATTTTTAATTTACTTTCTGAAATTCAAAAAATGATTTTTTCGCTAATTAAAAAATTTTCTAATCTATAG
- a CDS encoding anthranilate synthase component II: MTNVLVIDNYDSFTYNLVHYLEDLNCNVTVVRNDKLTLDDVEPFDKIVLSPGPGIPDEAGLLKPIIERFAPTKSILGVCLGQQAIAEVFGGSLINLEDVYHGVATKVTITVDDESLFKGMDKEIEVGRYHSWVVSPDLPESLEATSFDANGQVMSLRHKVYDVKGVQYHPESVLTPNGKQILKNWLNIDFRR, translated from the coding sequence ATGACAAACGTATTAGTTATAGATAATTACGACAGTTTTACATACAATCTGGTGCATTATTTAGAAGATTTAAACTGCAATGTTACCGTTGTTAGAAACGACAAATTAACTTTGGACGATGTAGAACCTTTTGATAAAATAGTGTTATCACCAGGTCCTGGAATTCCAGATGAGGCCGGGTTATTAAAACCCATTATTGAACGCTTTGCGCCAACAAAAAGCATCTTAGGAGTTTGTTTGGGACAACAAGCCATTGCTGAAGTTTTTGGAGGCTCACTCATAAATTTAGAAGACGTTTATCATGGTGTTGCTACAAAAGTGACCATTACTGTTGACGATGAATCCTTATTTAAAGGTATGGATAAAGAGATTGAAGTTGGCCGTTATCACTCGTGGGTGGTAAGTCCAGATTTACCGGAAAGCTTGGAAGCAACATCTTTTGATGCCAACGGACAAGTGATGTCGTTACGCCATAAAGTATACGATGTTAAAGGGGTACAATACCATCCGGAATCGGTTTTAACACCTAACGGGAAACAGATTTTAAAGAATTGGCTGAATATAGACTTTAGACGATAG